The Streptomyces sp. NBC_01689 genome includes a window with the following:
- the folC gene encoding bifunctional tetrahydrofolate synthase/dihydrofolate synthase has protein sequence MSELPPYDDSSESDEPEPRDPNGLFDEIVAAETDRDPDLAVIEAGSRTLRAQGSAAQRADVPGRPADPEVDRALREVEADLATRWGETKLEPSVSRIAALMDVLGEPQRAYPSIHITGTNGKTSTARMIEALLGAFDLRTGRYTSPHVQSVTERISLDGTPISAERFIETYEDIKPYVEMVDAQQEYRLSFFEVLTGMAYAAFADAPVDVAVVEVGMGGSWDATNVIDGAVAVVTPIDLDHTDRLGTTPGEIATEKAGIVKQDATVILAQQPVDAAQVLLKKAVEVDATVAREGLEFGVVSRQVAVGGQLVTLRGLGGEYEEIFLPLHGAYQAHNAAVALAAVEAFFGVGAAHAQSLDLDTVRKAFASVTSPGRLEIVRRSPTVVLDAAHNPAGARATAEAVSEVFDFSRLIGVVGASADKNVRELLAAFEPIFAEVVVTRNSSHRAMDVDELAGIAVEIFGEDRVQVEPRLDDAIEAAITLAEEEGEYSGGGVLVTGSVITVGEARLLLGRR, from the coding sequence GTGAGTGAGCTCCCCCCGTACGACGACAGCAGCGAGTCAGACGAACCGGAACCGCGTGATCCGAACGGTCTCTTCGACGAGATCGTCGCGGCCGAGACGGACCGCGACCCCGATCTCGCGGTGATCGAGGCCGGCAGCCGCACCCTGCGCGCCCAGGGCAGCGCCGCGCAGCGGGCCGACGTGCCCGGCCGCCCGGCCGACCCCGAGGTCGACAGGGCGCTGCGCGAGGTGGAGGCCGATCTCGCCACCCGCTGGGGCGAGACCAAGCTGGAGCCGTCCGTCAGCCGCATCGCCGCGCTGATGGACGTGCTGGGCGAGCCGCAGCGCGCGTACCCCTCGATCCACATCACCGGAACGAACGGCAAGACGTCCACCGCACGCATGATCGAGGCCCTGCTCGGCGCCTTCGACCTGCGCACCGGCCGGTACACCAGCCCGCACGTCCAGTCGGTGACCGAGCGGATCAGCCTCGACGGGACCCCGATCTCCGCCGAGCGGTTCATCGAGACCTACGAGGACATCAAGCCGTACGTCGAGATGGTCGACGCCCAGCAGGAGTACCGCCTCTCCTTCTTCGAGGTGCTCACGGGCATGGCGTACGCGGCCTTCGCGGACGCCCCCGTGGACGTGGCCGTCGTCGAGGTCGGGATGGGCGGCAGCTGGGACGCCACCAACGTGATCGACGGTGCCGTGGCGGTCGTCACCCCCATCGACCTCGACCACACCGACCGCCTGGGCACGACACCCGGCGAGATCGCCACCGAGAAGGCCGGCATCGTCAAGCAGGACGCGACGGTGATCCTGGCGCAGCAGCCGGTGGACGCGGCCCAGGTGCTGCTGAAGAAGGCCGTCGAGGTCGACGCCACCGTGGCCCGCGAGGGCCTGGAGTTCGGAGTCGTGTCCCGGCAGGTCGCCGTCGGCGGCCAGCTGGTCACGCTGCGCGGGCTCGGCGGTGAGTACGAGGAGATCTTCCTGCCGCTGCACGGCGCGTACCAGGCGCACAACGCCGCCGTGGCGCTCGCCGCGGTCGAGGCGTTCTTCGGCGTCGGTGCCGCGCACGCGCAGAGCCTGGACCTCGACACCGTCCGCAAGGCCTTCGCCTCGGTGACCTCACCGGGCCGCCTGGAGATCGTGCGCCGCTCGCCGACCGTCGTCCTGGACGCCGCGCACAACCCGGCCGGCGCCCGCGCCACCGCCGAGGCGGTCAGCGAGGTCTTCGACTTCAGCCGGCTGATCGGCGTGGTCGGCGCCAGCGCCGACAAGAACGTACGGGAGCTGCTGGCGGCCTTCGAGCCGATCTTCGCCGAGGTCGTGGTCACCCGGAACTCCAGTCACCGCGCGATGGACGTGGACGAGCTGGCCGGGATCGCCGTCGAGATCTTCGGCGAGGACCGGGTGCAGGTCGAGCCGCGCCTCGACGACGCGATCGAGGCCGCGATCACCCTGGCCGAGGAGGAGGGCGAGTACTCCGGCGGCGGCGTCCTCGTCACCGGTTCCGTCATCACCGTCGGCGAGGCCCGACTGCTGCTGGGAAGGCGCTGA
- a CDS encoding DUF4233 domain-containing protein, with translation MRTLCASTLIGEFFVVGFAGLVAMKDPGLSTATVWTVSGIVMVLSLLLCGMITRPGGVQLGWALQIVLIASGFFVTSMFFLGAVFAALWWASVHYGRKIDEAKARFAAQAEAEAEGHAV, from the coding sequence GTGCGTACGCTCTGTGCTTCGACCCTGATCGGCGAGTTCTTCGTCGTCGGCTTCGCCGGACTGGTCGCCATGAAGGACCCCGGCCTGTCCACGGCCACCGTCTGGACGGTCAGCGGGATCGTCATGGTGCTGAGCCTCCTGCTCTGTGGCATGATCACCCGGCCCGGAGGCGTGCAGCTCGGGTGGGCCCTGCAGATCGTGCTGATCGCCAGTGGCTTCTTCGTGACCTCGATGTTCTTCCTGGGCGCGGTCTTCGCGGCGCTGTGGTGGGCCTCGGTGCACTACGGCCGGAAGATCGACGAGGCGAAGGCGCGGTTCGCCGCGCAGGCGGAGGCGGAGGCGGAGGGGCACGCCGTGTGA
- the ndk gene encoding nucleoside-diphosphate kinase, with protein MSQRTLVLLKPDTVRRGLTGEIISRIERKAGWQITALELRTLDQDTLEQHYGEHKGKPFYEPLVAFMASGPVVALVVEGERVIEGVRALAGPTDPIAAAPGSIRGDFGVIVRENLIHASDSEESAERELKIFFPGRG; from the coding sequence GTGAGCCAGCGCACCCTCGTCCTGCTCAAGCCCGACACCGTCCGTCGCGGCCTGACCGGCGAGATCATCAGCCGCATCGAGCGCAAGGCCGGCTGGCAGATCACCGCGCTGGAGCTGCGCACGCTGGACCAGGACACGCTGGAGCAGCACTACGGCGAGCACAAGGGCAAGCCGTTCTACGAGCCGCTCGTCGCGTTCATGGCGTCCGGCCCGGTCGTGGCGCTGGTCGTCGAGGGCGAGCGGGTCATCGAAGGGGTGCGCGCGCTGGCCGGCCCCACCGACCCCATCGCCGCCGCCCCGGGCTCGATCCGCGGGGACTTCGGTGTGATCGTCCGCGAGAACCTGATCCACGCCTCGGACTCCGAGGAGTCCGCGGAACGCGAGCTGAAGATCTTCTTCCCCGGCCGCGGCTGA
- a CDS encoding rod shape-determining protein — translation MSFIGRDMAVDLGTANTLVYVRGRGIVLNEPSVVAINTNTGGILAVGAEAKKMIGRTPGNIVAVRPLKDGVIADFEITERMLRYFILKIHKRRYLARPRVVVCVPSGITGVERRAVIEASSQAGARQVHIIEEPMAAAIGSGLPVHEATGNMVVDIGGGTTEVAVISLGGIVTAQSIRVAGDELDNAIIQHIKKEYSLLLGERTAEQIKITIGSAYDLDTDEHTEIRGRDLVSGLPKTVVISAAEVRKAIEEPVNAIVDAVKTTLDKCPPELSGDVMDRGIVLTGGGALLRGLDERLRRETGMPIHIAEDPLDSVALGSGKCVEEFEALQQVLDAQPRR, via the coding sequence ATGTCGTTCATCGGCCGTGACATGGCTGTCGACCTCGGGACCGCCAACACGCTGGTGTACGTCAGGGGTCGCGGGATCGTACTCAACGAGCCGTCCGTCGTCGCGATCAACACCAACACCGGTGGCATTCTCGCGGTCGGCGCGGAGGCCAAGAAGATGATCGGGCGGACCCCCGGCAACATCGTTGCCGTGCGTCCGCTGAAGGACGGTGTCATCGCCGACTTCGAGATCACCGAGCGCATGCTCCGCTACTTCATCCTGAAGATCCACAAGCGGCGCTACCTCGCCCGTCCTCGCGTCGTCGTCTGTGTGCCCTCGGGCATCACGGGCGTCGAGCGCCGTGCAGTCATCGAGGCGTCGTCCCAGGCCGGCGCCCGCCAGGTGCACATCATCGAGGAGCCCATGGCCGCGGCCATCGGTTCCGGCCTGCCGGTCCACGAGGCCACGGGCAACATGGTGGTGGACATCGGCGGCGGCACCACGGAGGTCGCGGTGATCTCGCTCGGCGGCATCGTCACCGCCCAGTCCATCCGCGTCGCGGGCGACGAGCTGGACAACGCGATCATCCAGCACATCAAGAAGGAGTACAGCCTCCTCCTCGGTGAGCGGACCGCGGAACAGATCAAGATCACGATCGGTTCGGCGTACGACCTCGACACTGACGAGCACACCGAAATCCGTGGCCGGGACCTCGTCTCCGGCCTGCCCAAGACCGTCGTCATCTCCGCGGCCGAAGTCCGCAAGGCGATCGAGGAACCGGTCAACGCGATCGTCGACGCGGTCAAGACGACCCTCGACAAGTGCCCGCCGGAGCTGTCGGGCGACGTGATGGACCGAGGAATCGTTCTGACCGGTGGCGGAGCGCTGCTGCGGGGTCTCGACGAGCGGCTGCGCCGCGAGACCGGCATGCCGATCCACATCGCCGAGGACCCGCTGGACAGCGTCGCCCTCGGTTCCGGCAAGTGTGTCGAGGAGTTCGAGGCGCTCCAGCAGGTGCTGGACGCCCAGCCGCGCAGATGA
- the mreC gene encoding rod shape-determining protein MreC, translating into MRDTRESRLLLVLLIAIAFALITVDIRGGEDSPVQGARQAAATVFGPIENGVSSAVDPVGNAITAVRDSDDRHDRVARLEHDNAALKAKLGSDDRNRSRLGQLDKMLRMAGDGQYGIKGAQVIAIGAAQGFSWTVTIDVGANDGITRDMTVLNGDGLVGRITTVGPDTSTVLLANDPDFTVGTRMESSDELGFASGQGDRPLRVELLNGKAKIKKGDRLVTFGSQADKPFVPGVPVGVVSRVDPSGGGLTRTVYVTPYASFTKLDIVGVVVQAPRKDPRDEVLPPKPRPTPTPTVTVTVTPSANAPFDGQQQEQ; encoded by the coding sequence GTGAGGGACACACGAGAGAGCCGGCTGCTCCTGGTGCTGCTGATCGCCATCGCGTTCGCTCTGATCACGGTGGACATCCGGGGCGGAGAGGACTCACCGGTCCAGGGTGCCCGCCAGGCCGCCGCGACGGTCTTCGGCCCGATCGAGAACGGGGTGTCCTCCGCTGTCGACCCCGTCGGCAACGCGATCACCGCGGTGCGCGACTCGGACGACCGGCACGACCGTGTCGCCCGGCTCGAACACGACAACGCGGCGCTGAAGGCGAAACTCGGCAGCGACGACCGCAACCGCAGCCGGCTGGGCCAGCTCGACAAGATGCTGCGCATGGCCGGCGACGGACAGTACGGCATCAAGGGCGCCCAGGTCATCGCCATAGGAGCGGCCCAGGGCTTCTCCTGGACCGTGACGATCGACGTCGGCGCGAACGACGGCATCACCCGCGACATGACCGTTCTGAACGGGGACGGGCTGGTCGGGCGCATCACCACCGTCGGCCCCGACACCTCCACCGTCCTGCTCGCCAACGACCCCGACTTCACGGTCGGCACCCGCATGGAGTCCAGCGACGAACTCGGCTTCGCCTCCGGCCAGGGCGACCGCCCGCTGCGGGTCGAACTGCTCAACGGCAAGGCCAAGATCAAGAAGGGCGACCGGCTGGTCACCTTCGGCTCGCAGGCCGACAAGCCCTTCGTGCCCGGCGTGCCCGTCGGCGTGGTCTCCCGCGTCGACCCCTCCGGCGGCGGCCTGACCCGCACGGTCTACGTGACGCCGTACGCCTCCTTCACCAAGCTCGACATCGTCGGCGTCGTCGTCCAGGCACCCCGCAAGGACCCCCGCGACGAGGTCCTGCCCCCCAAGCCCAGACCGACGCCCACGCCGACCGTGACCGTCACGGTCACCCCCTCGGCGAACGCCCCCTTCGACGGCCAGCAGCAAGAGCAGTAG
- the mreD gene encoding rod shape-determining protein MreD: MRLNRMLLSTTLVVVALVIQVSVLARLHLPGAVPDLVLLTVLALAMVYGHVGGALIGFGAGLLADLAPPSDHAAGRYALVLCVIGYLAGLVKPENGQLKSATGPMAVVVAAAVGSTLLYAGVGALVGDTAARHVGLGSLLFTAALYDLLLAPFVVPGLMALARRAENNPLAESGASAKAADVSSGWLASGTGLRIGSQRGMRVKAARARVARAGRIKGVKRL, from the coding sequence ATGCGTCTCAACCGGATGCTGCTCTCCACCACCCTGGTGGTCGTCGCCCTGGTGATCCAGGTGAGCGTCCTCGCCCGTCTCCACCTCCCCGGCGCCGTCCCGGACCTGGTCCTCCTGACCGTGCTGGCCCTCGCGATGGTCTACGGCCATGTTGGCGGCGCCCTCATCGGCTTCGGCGCGGGCCTGCTCGCCGACCTCGCGCCCCCCTCCGACCACGCGGCCGGGCGCTACGCCCTCGTGCTGTGCGTCATCGGCTACCTCGCCGGTCTGGTGAAGCCCGAGAACGGCCAGCTCAAGTCCGCGACCGGACCGATGGCCGTGGTCGTCGCCGCCGCGGTCGGCTCCACCCTGCTCTACGCGGGCGTCGGCGCCCTCGTCGGCGACACCGCGGCCCGCCACGTGGGCCTCGGCAGCCTGCTCTTCACCGCCGCGCTGTACGACCTGCTGCTCGCCCCCTTCGTGGTCCCGGGGCTGATGGCACTGGCCCGGCGCGCCGAGAACAATCCGCTCGCCGAGTCCGGCGCGTCCGCCAAGGCCGCCGACGTCTCCTCGGGATGGCTCGCCTCCGGCACCGGCCTGCGCATCGGCAGCCAGCGCGGCATGCGGGTGAAGGCGGCCCGGGCGCGGGTCGCCCGCGCGGGGCGCATCAAGGGGGTCAAGCGACTGTGA